The following proteins come from a genomic window of Metarhizium brunneum chromosome 2, complete sequence:
- the deoC_1 gene encoding Deoxyribose-phosphate aldolase, with translation MPNEMNSITVTRQQVAKMIDHSLLHPTMTDEDILSGLGIAKKYNVATACVKPYLIPMAKKELEGTDVLVCPVVGFPHGNSTTQVKVLEAEAAAKAGGKEIDMVINIGKALSGDWDYVASEIKQINTVVTQSGAALKVIFENDFLQNEHIIKLCRICSDVGVAFVKTSTGYGFVKRPDGLYSYKGATVAHLKLMREFSSPQVQVKAAGGVRTLDDLLHVMSLGVTRIGATATEAIMTEAEKRGITDEPTQVTFKPMDEGVAGAY, from the coding sequence ATGCCAAACGAGATGAACAGCATCACAGTCACTCGCCAGCAAGTGGCCAAAATGATTGACCACTCTCTCCTCCACCCGACAATGACAGACGAGGACATTCTCTCTGGTCTTGGCATCGCCAAAAAATACAACGTGGCGACCGCCTGTGTCAAGCCATACTTGATccccatggccaagaaggaacTAGAGGGCACAGACGTTCTTGTCTGCCCCGTCGTTGGATTCCCCCATGGCAACAGCACAACCCAAGTCAAGGtgctcgaggccgaggccgcagCCAaagccggcggcaaggaaaTCGACATGGTCATCAACATTGGCAAAGCCCTGAGCGGGGATTGGGACTATGTCGCCTCCGAGATTAAGCAAATCAACACCGTCGTCACGCAATCCGGCGCCGCGCTCAAGGTTATTTTCGAAAACGATTTCCTGCAGAACGAGCACATTATTAAACTCTGTAGGATATGCTCAGACGTTGGCGTTGCCTTTGTGAAAACGTCGACGGGCTACGGGTTTGTCAAGAGGCCCGACGGGCTGTATTCGTACAAGGGCGCAACGGTGGCTCACTTGAAACTCATGAGGGAATTCTCCAGTCCGCAAGTTCAGGTCAAGGCTGCTGGGGGTGTTAGGACACTGGACGATTTGCTGCATGTCATGTCTTTGGGTGTCACGCGAATTGGCGCCACGGCCACCGAGGCCATTATGACGGAAGCTGAGAAGAGAGGGATTACGGATGAACCCACGCAGGTTACGTTTAAGCCGATGGACGAAGGGGTGGCGGGAGCTTACTAG
- the plcC gene encoding Phospholipase C 3 — MARSGNFWPQAMAIVAGLLGVAKSDSLKDVEHVVLFMQENRAFDHYFGTMAGVRGFNDANLQTNNGVPVWKQKTSPKLTNSTDYVMPWYLNYLGGNWSEATQCMIAGSNGWYQNHAAWNGGTNDHWALNNTPYSIGYYKRDDLPTQWALAENWVVGDMYQESVIASTSPNRVMWISGSINVPGGNLSPDLGGNPYIDNYETPGCDDNGINCYPLKWKTAPEYWEEAGVSWQIYQDGTDDYDNFDDNPLAWFQQFQQAKQGSNLNTKGMQGRKLQEFYDRAANGTLPEVSIIIGYRELAEHPPYSPHDGAWLENKIAETVIKSPKYNRTTLIISFDETGGWFDHVDPYRSPNGTRGEWYNDKAGIGYTFAGPGFRVPFYIISPWTRKGGVFVEHADHTSQLQFIETWQAAKSRAFKSREIVPWRRENMADLLNAFDWDNPDYSIPELPKAPEPHRNSRGKFDGASHCMGLYGDPRPPVPYSGSGATTDMAGLVEHGFKPIRGNLTEGRYLVLEMGRYALANAEKVVTGKACGRHDSKSQRWVVHVEELGGTRFKVSSGESGKYVCAGLALCSDKCKAIVFDVRFKPGRGYSFAVRDGEYLVADDRGELSLNGSSAYWTIYSVSY, encoded by the exons ATGGCGAGAAGCGGAAACTTTTGGCCACAGGCCATGGCTATTGTAGCAGGACTCCTCGGTGTTGCCAAGAGCGACAGCTTGAAAGATGTTGAACACGTCGTCTTGTTCATGCAAG AGAACCGAGCCTTCGATCACTACTTTGGCACAATGGCAGGTGTTCGCGGCTTCAACGACGCCAATCTCCAAACGAATAATGGCGTTCCTGTGTGGAAGCAAAAGACATCGCCAAAGCTTACTAATAGTACCGACTACGTTATGCCATGGTACTTGAATTATCTCGGAGGAAATTGGTCCGAGGCTACGCAGTGTATGATTGCAGGCAGCAACGGCTGGTACCAGAATCATGCAGCTTGGAATGGCGGAACAAACGACCACTGGGCTCTCAACAACACCCCGTACAGCATTGGCTACTACAAGAGAGATGATTTGCCCACGCAATGGGCGCTGGCGGAGAATTGGGTAGTCGGGGACATGTATCAG GAATCGGTCATTGCGTCAACAAGCCCAAACCGCGTCATGTGGATAAGCGGCTCTATCAACGTCCCGGGTGGTAATCTCAGTCCGGATCTAGGAGGCAATCCTTATATCGACAACTACGAAACCCCTGGATGTGacgacaacggcatcaactGCTACCCTCTGAAATGGAAGACGGCACCAGAGTACTGGGAAGAAGCAGGCGTCAGTTGGCAAATATACCAAGATGGCACCGATGACTATGACAACTTTGACGACAACCCCCTTGCATGGTTCCAGCAATTCCAACAGGCCAAACAAGGTTCCAACCTGAACACAAAGGGTATGCAGGGACGGAAGCTGCAGGAGTTTTACGACCGGGCGGCAAACGGAACTCTCCCCGAGgtttccatcatcatcgggtACAGAGAACTGGCGGAGCACCCGCCTTACTCCCCCCACGACGGAGCCTGGCTAGAAAACAAGATTGCAGAAACAGTCATCAAGTCCCCAAAATACAACCGAACTACACTAATAATCTCATTTGACGAAACGGGCGGCTGGTTCGACCACGTGGACCCGTACAGATCGCCCAACGGAACACGAGGCGAATGGTATAATGACAAAGCCGGCATCGGATACACCTTTGCCGGGCCCGGGTTCCGCGTCCCCTTCTACATCATTTCCCCGTGGACGAGAAAAGGCGGTGTCTTCGTCGAACACGCCGACCACACCTCGCAGCTACAATTCATCGAAACGTGGCAGGCAGCCAAGTCCCGCGCCTTCAAGTCCCGCGAGATAGTCCCCTGGCGCAGAGAAAACATGGCCGATTTATTGAACGCTTTTGACTGGGACAACCCCGACTATAGTATCCCCGAGCTGCCGAAAGCCCCTGAGCCTCACAGGAACAGCCGGGGCAAGTTTGACGGCGCATCGCACTGCATGGGGCTGTACGGGGACCCGCGGCCTCCCGTGCCGTATTCGGGAAGCGGCGCAACCACCGACATGGCCGGCCTGGTTGAGCATGGCTTCAAGCCGATTCGCGGCAATTTGACAGAGGGCCGCTACTTGGTTCTGGAAATGGGGCGCTATGCGCTCGCCAACGCCGAGAAGGTGGTGACTGGTAAGGCGTGCGGGAGGCATGATTCCAAGAGCCAGCGATGGGTGGTGCATGTTGAGGAGCTGGGCGGGACGAGGTTCAAGGTGTCGAGCGGCGAGAGTGGCAAGTACGTGTGTGCTGGTTTGGCGCTTTGCAGTGACAAGTGCAAGGCTATCGTGTTTGATGTTCGGTTTAAACCGGGCCGTGGGTATAGCTTCGCGGTTAGAGATGGTGAGTATTTGGTGGCGGATGACAGGGGAGAGTTGTCATTGAACGGCTCCAGTGCGTACTGGACTATTTACAGCGTTAGTTATTAG